A single window of Granulicella mallensis MP5ACTX8 DNA harbors:
- the glgP gene encoding alpha-glucan family phosphorylase: MNLSASSRIATPAPAIDLAERKIAYFSMEIALSKSLPTYSGGLGMLAGDTLRSAADTGVSMVVVSLVHRHGYFQQHLDGVGQQTESDVIWSPETTLPSVGQEIVVTMQNREVTVRAWRFDVVGVTGHIIPVFLLDTDVEGNDPWDRKLTDHLYGGDTYYRLCQETILGLGGVKLLHALGCKPEVSHMNEGHAALLTIGLLEERLNGAPLRDATEADAEAIRQQCVFTTHTPVPAGHDKFGLDQMVAVLGHDRASAIERFGCLHDGLMNMTYLALRFSRYVNGVAMQHGKVSQRMFPGYRVHAITNGVHAGTWLSQPFQALLDKEVPEWRHDNQYFRSVYGIAPAVIDATHALGKQRLIATVKHRTGVELDPKVLTLGFARRVATYKRASLLFRSPERLVEIAEKIGGLQILFAGKAHPADSAGKGLIRDVFTAAAKINNSKLRILYLENYDWDLGEQLTGGVDVWLNTPLRPYEASGTSGMKAALNGVPSLSVLDGWWIEGCAENITGWAIPDCDDEAAEASLLYYKIEHSVAPLYANKAAWAEVRRHCIAINGTFFNTHRQLGQYVSNAYFPQSASVAASDQVIVDDEVREGVLV, from the coding sequence ATGAATCTTTCCGCCTCTTCCCGTATTGCCACCCCCGCCCCCGCCATTGATCTCGCCGAACGCAAGATCGCTTACTTTTCGATGGAGATTGCACTTTCCAAATCTCTGCCGACGTACTCCGGAGGCCTTGGCATGCTGGCAGGGGACACCCTGCGTTCCGCTGCCGATACCGGCGTATCCATGGTTGTTGTCTCCCTGGTGCACCGCCACGGCTACTTCCAGCAGCACCTCGACGGAGTCGGCCAGCAGACGGAGAGCGATGTCATCTGGTCGCCAGAAACGACCCTGCCTTCCGTCGGCCAGGAGATTGTCGTCACCATGCAGAACCGTGAGGTTACGGTCCGCGCGTGGCGTTTCGACGTGGTCGGTGTCACCGGCCACATCATCCCGGTCTTTCTGCTCGACACCGATGTCGAAGGCAACGACCCTTGGGACCGCAAGCTGACTGACCACCTCTACGGCGGCGATACCTACTATCGCCTCTGCCAGGAGACGATCCTCGGCCTCGGCGGCGTGAAGCTGCTGCACGCACTCGGCTGCAAGCCTGAAGTCAGCCACATGAACGAGGGCCACGCCGCACTGCTGACGATCGGCCTCCTCGAAGAGCGTCTGAACGGTGCTCCGCTCCGCGATGCCACCGAGGCCGACGCCGAAGCGATCCGCCAGCAATGCGTCTTCACCACGCACACGCCGGTACCGGCGGGCCATGACAAGTTCGGTCTCGACCAGATGGTTGCGGTGCTGGGCCATGACCGCGCCTCGGCGATTGAGCGCTTTGGCTGTCTGCACGACGGTCTGATGAACATGACTTATCTGGCGTTGCGTTTCTCGCGCTACGTCAATGGTGTCGCCATGCAGCACGGCAAGGTCTCGCAGAGGATGTTTCCCGGCTACCGGGTACACGCGATCACCAACGGCGTTCATGCCGGAACGTGGCTCTCGCAGCCCTTCCAGGCGCTTCTGGATAAGGAAGTCCCCGAGTGGCGTCACGATAATCAGTACTTCCGCTCGGTCTACGGCATCGCCCCCGCGGTTATCGACGCGACCCATGCGCTCGGCAAGCAACGTCTGATTGCGACGGTCAAACATCGCACTGGCGTTGAGCTTGATCCTAAAGTCCTGACGCTCGGCTTTGCCCGCCGAGTGGCCACCTACAAGCGCGCGAGCCTGCTCTTCCGCTCACCCGAGCGGCTGGTTGAGATCGCCGAGAAGATCGGTGGACTGCAGATCCTGTTTGCCGGCAAAGCCCACCCTGCGGATAGCGCCGGCAAGGGACTGATTCGCGATGTCTTTACAGCGGCAGCGAAGATCAATAACTCGAAGCTGCGCATCCTCTACCTGGAAAACTACGACTGGGATCTGGGCGAGCAGCTTACGGGTGGTGTCGACGTATGGCTGAACACGCCGCTGCGGCCCTATGAAGCTTCAGGCACCAGCGGCATGAAGGCGGCTCTGAACGGCGTTCCCAGCCTGAGCGTGCTCGATGGTTGGTGGATCGAAGGCTGTGCGGAGAACATCACCGGCTGGGCCATTCCGGACTGCGACGATGAGGCGGCGGAAGCCAGCCTGCTCTATTACAAGATCGAGCACTCTGTCGCTCCGCTCTACGCGAACAAGGCTGCCTGGGCTGAAGTTCGCCGTCACTGCATCGCGATCAACGGCACATTCTTCAACACGCATCGCCAACTGGGCCAGTATGTCTCGAACGCCTACTTCCCGCAGTCGGCCTCGGTCGCTGCGAGTGACCAGGTGATTGTGGATGACGAAGTCCGCGAGGGCGTGCTGGTCTAA
- a CDS encoding MarR family winged helix-turn-helix transcriptional regulator, whose amino-acid sequence MPLHPGDPGCICYRLRQTARLISRTYDHFLAPVGISIGQFGILATLAAMQGSSISELADVLQMERTTLTRNLLPLKKLGYIEIEEGDDKRAKSLCLTRAGEETLSDARPLWQAAQQSVEQQLGKAEVQSLSKTLDGAMDRLSASSG is encoded by the coding sequence ATGCCCTTACATCCTGGTGATCCGGGCTGCATCTGCTATCGTCTGCGACAGACCGCACGGCTGATCTCTCGAACCTACGATCATTTCCTGGCCCCTGTGGGGATCAGCATCGGACAATTTGGCATATTGGCCACTCTCGCCGCGATGCAGGGGAGTTCCATCTCCGAACTTGCCGACGTGCTGCAGATGGAGCGTACAACGCTTACGCGCAATCTCCTGCCGCTCAAAAAGCTCGGCTACATCGAAATTGAGGAAGGGGACGACAAGCGAGCCAAATCTTTATGCCTGACCCGGGCGGGCGAAGAGACTCTCTCGGACGCAAGACCACTTTGGCAGGCTGCTCAGCAAAGCGTTGAGCAGCAACTCGGTAAAGCTGAAGTGCAATCACTCAGCAAGACCTTGGATGGCGCGATGGATCGTCTATCGGCCAGTTCCGGTTAG
- the fabF gene encoding beta-ketoacyl-ACP synthase II codes for MNQQRRVVVTGVGLVSPVGIGTEETWAALLKGESGIAPIRLFDATQFACRIAGEVKDFVPEKYIDRKDIKKMGRFIQFAMAAAEFALTQAGLSITEENAERVGVYVGSGIGSFEVIEREHAKLLASGPDRVSPFFINATIANLASGQISIRYGAQGPNLTCSTACTTGAHGIGEAWHIIRRGDADVMICGGSEAAVTPLSIAGFAAMRALSTCNDKPETASRPWDKQRDGFVTGEGAGVLVLEELESAQARGATILAELVGYAANSDAFHTNAPPEDGRGVRRVMQLALERAGLMPSDIQYLNAHATSTPLGDRAEAHAIAEAFGEHTDKLLVSSTKSMTGHLLGGAGSLEAGITVLALRDQMAPPTTNIEELDEAIKLNIVHDKGVSAPMEYAMSNSFGFGGTNASLIFRRWKS; via the coding sequence ATGAATCAGCAACGCCGTGTCGTCGTAACAGGGGTGGGCCTCGTAAGTCCGGTAGGTATCGGTACGGAGGAGACCTGGGCCGCTTTACTGAAGGGCGAATCGGGGATTGCACCGATCCGCTTATTCGATGCCACCCAGTTTGCCTGCCGGATTGCCGGTGAGGTAAAGGACTTTGTTCCGGAGAAGTACATAGATCGCAAAGACATCAAGAAGATGGGCCGGTTCATCCAGTTTGCGATGGCTGCCGCGGAGTTTGCCCTGACGCAGGCTGGCCTGAGCATCACGGAAGAGAATGCGGAGCGCGTCGGGGTCTACGTCGGCAGCGGTATCGGCTCGTTCGAAGTGATCGAGCGCGAGCATGCGAAGCTCCTTGCCAGCGGCCCCGATCGTGTCTCGCCCTTCTTCATCAATGCCACTATCGCGAATCTGGCGTCGGGGCAGATCTCCATCAGGTACGGTGCCCAGGGGCCAAATCTCACGTGCTCTACAGCCTGTACTACCGGGGCGCACGGCATTGGCGAGGCCTGGCACATCATTCGCCGTGGCGATGCGGATGTCATGATCTGCGGCGGCAGCGAGGCTGCGGTGACGCCCCTCTCGATTGCAGGCTTTGCCGCAATGCGTGCGCTCTCGACCTGCAATGACAAGCCGGAGACGGCATCCCGCCCCTGGGACAAGCAGCGGGACGGGTTCGTTACGGGAGAAGGAGCCGGAGTACTGGTTCTTGAAGAGTTGGAGAGTGCCCAGGCTCGAGGTGCAACCATTCTCGCGGAACTCGTCGGTTACGCTGCGAACTCCGACGCCTTCCACACCAACGCTCCGCCGGAAGACGGGCGCGGCGTGCGGCGAGTGATGCAGCTTGCGCTCGAACGTGCAGGGCTAATGCCAAGCGATATCCAGTACCTGAATGCTCACGCGACTTCGACTCCTCTTGGCGATCGCGCCGAAGCCCATGCCATCGCCGAGGCCTTTGGAGAGCACACGGACAAGCTGCTTGTAAGCTCTACCAAGTCGATGACAGGGCATCTGCTGGGCGGCGCGGGAAGCCTCGAAGCCGGCATTACCGTGCTGGCCCTGAGGGATCAGATGGCGCCCCCCACCACGAATATCGAGGAACTCGATGAGGCCATCAAGCTGAATATCGTTCATGACAAGGGTGTCTCCGCGCCGATGGAGTATGCGATGTCTAACTCCTTTGGCTTTGGCGGAACCAATGCTTCGCTTATCTTCCGTAGGTGGAAGTCTTGA
- a CDS encoding NAD-dependent epimerase/dehydratase family protein produces MNIFVAGASGAIGQPLITELIRKGHTVTGMSRSEAGARKLREMGATAAMVDAFDAAAVESALRQSKAEVVIDELTSLPKDPKDMPSYQSGDRKLRLEGGGNLHRAALACGVRRYLQQSTGFFLKAGEGLADESEGLALDASPGVALSAQTYTTLEARVLQPGAMEGVALRYGFFYGPNTWYEPSGGAADQVRQQQLPLIGNGQGLWSWVHIEDAALATVAALDCEPGIYHVVEDDPPPMRLWLPAFAKSVGAPPPAHVTEEQARQAAGEDAVYYQTRLRGASNAKAKRVLGFKPRRLEWL; encoded by the coding sequence ATGAATATCTTTGTCGCTGGTGCAAGCGGAGCGATTGGACAGCCGCTCATTACGGAACTGATTCGCAAGGGACATACCGTCACCGGTATGTCCCGGTCCGAGGCCGGAGCCCGAAAGCTGCGTGAGATGGGAGCAACCGCTGCCATGGTGGACGCGTTCGATGCGGCTGCCGTCGAGTCGGCACTACGGCAGTCGAAGGCTGAGGTCGTCATCGATGAGCTGACTTCCCTGCCGAAAGATCCGAAAGACATGCCCTCCTATCAGTCCGGTGACCGCAAGCTGCGGCTGGAAGGCGGTGGCAATCTGCATCGCGCGGCGCTGGCTTGTGGAGTGCGGCGATACCTTCAGCAGTCAACGGGATTCTTTCTGAAGGCCGGCGAAGGTTTAGCGGACGAGTCTGAAGGATTGGCTCTCGATGCGAGCCCCGGTGTGGCGCTCAGTGCGCAGACCTACACCACCCTGGAGGCGCGTGTGCTCCAGCCCGGTGCGATGGAAGGTGTCGCGCTGCGCTATGGGTTCTTCTATGGTCCGAATACCTGGTATGAACCAAGTGGCGGCGCAGCAGACCAGGTGAGGCAGCAGCAACTCCCTCTTATCGGCAACGGACAGGGCTTGTGGTCGTGGGTGCATATCGAAGATGCAGCGCTGGCGACAGTCGCGGCTCTCGATTGCGAGCCGGGGATATACCACGTGGTGGAGGATGACCCTCCGCCGATGCGCTTGTGGCTGCCCGCTTTTGCGAAGTCTGTTGGCGCTCCGCCACCGGCGCACGTGACAGAGGAGCAGGCGCGACAGGCTGCCGGAGAAGATGCCGTCTACTACCAGACCAGGCTGCGCGGGGCTTCCAATGCCAAAGCGAAGCGGGTGCTTGGATTCAAGCCCCGGCGGCTGGAGTGGCTGTAG
- a CDS encoding cupin domain-containing protein: MKRILLLFLLAAGTLTAQQPKITPLMSKDLTGIPGKEGAMITVEFAPGEVDPVHRHNAQVFVYVLEGSVVMQAKGGKEQTLKPGDTFYESPEDVHLVGRNASKTKPAKFLVFFVKDKGAPFLIPVK; encoded by the coding sequence ATGAAGCGCATTCTTCTCTTGTTTTTACTGGCGGCAGGCACCCTGACGGCCCAACAGCCAAAGATCACTCCACTTATGTCGAAAGACCTCACCGGCATTCCCGGCAAAGAAGGCGCAATGATCACCGTGGAGTTTGCACCCGGCGAGGTCGATCCCGTTCATCGCCACAACGCACAGGTGTTCGTCTACGTGCTCGAAGGCTCCGTGGTCATGCAGGCCAAGGGCGGGAAGGAACAGACGCTCAAGCCGGGCGATACGTTCTATGAGTCTCCAGAGGATGTGCACCTCGTCGGACGAAACGCCAGCAAGACCAAGCCTGCGAAGTTTCTCGTGTTCTTCGTCAAGGACAAAGGCGCTCCGTTCCTGATACCCGTGAAGTAA